The Salvelinus sp. IW2-2015 unplaced genomic scaffold, ASM291031v2 Un_scaffold2190, whole genome shotgun sequence nucleotide sequence CTAGCCAGTTCAAGTTTGAATTTAActtaaaccaaatttgatcacattcacattttctcctgacacaaaTAATTGGTCTATAAAATAGGCTACATAACATTACCACCTAGTTGTTGTCAGTAGCCTAGTTGATCAGACAGAAGTCATCTCGTTTTCTTCTCATACAGTTTAGGTGTAAGCTGCTGTAAGAGTTCTTGCTTTTGTTTGTTTGGAGTGATGTGTTATCACGTTTACTAAATAAATACCGCAGGACAGTGGAGAGTGGCGCGCTTTGCTAGATGACGTGCTGTGTGCCCGGCCTGCGAGAGCTGTGATTTCCGTGAATATCATTGGTGAAGACAGAACAAAACTCAAAAAACCTGCAGCACTCCGATATGAAGGACAGAGAGGCCTACCGTGTGAGCAAGATGACAAACCAAGTCTCGACTCACATAGCTTGTCCAAGTTAAGTCACCAGTCATAAATTCTCAAGTCAATGTCGATTGGCAAGTGTTCGTTTCTTTTTGCCAAGTCAAGTATCAAGTCATGAAATGTCCAAGTCACGTGACTCGAGTCCACATCtctgggttagaggtcagggtagTATCTGTTGGCAATGGGTTGTCAGCGGCAATAGTGaacagaggaggaaaggaaaagagGAAGGAGTCAAACAGAGGAGACCTGTCCAACAGGCTTGGTGACAAACTGATTTGATGATAATAGAAGATGAAAAAGAAGGATAAGAAAGCGATGGAGTGGAGGCCCAGAGAGTAACTCTAAAGAGCTGAACCACAGGGTGACACCTACTGTATGAACACTCAACTCACCACCCCCCTCCCCTTAGCACTCCCACAGTAGATCCACTCCTGGTTGTCCATCAGTCCAACttgtctcacccctctctccactccttcccATTCACACTCCACCATCAGTCGGACTTGTCTCCGTCctcttccctctgttctctctctgctgcgtCTCTGGCCTTGTCTTCTTTAGCCAGCTGGGCCTGAGCCTGGTGGGAAGGAGACCAGAGAACAAAACACAAGGAAGAGAGCCGTGAACTGtcatgtgtgtgttacctgtagggGGGGTGTTGAATGTCAGGGTCAGGGCTCTACGCTGGTATTTTATACAAGGAAAACATGTGCGCCTAAATAGAAACATTTAGGTGCGCACACAAATAAATGCAGGCGCAAATTGAAAAGTAGTCGAGGTAGTGTTTTAATTGTCTCTAGGGCTGGCACAATGATCTGTTAACAGTGTCTGTTTCACAATTTTTCAACATCTCCAGCACTACATCAACGAATGTGAAAACAGtgaatttctatgttttgtagtcaaAAAGACAGGAAGATAAGTTTTTCCAATGACATCAACCAATTCTTAGACAATTTAGTATGGAATGCCTACTCCTAATTGGTTAAAATTATAAGTAGGCACTCCATACTAAATTGTCTAAGAATTGGttaatgatgtcattggaaacactaaTCTTTCTCTGACTTTttgactacaaaacatagaaaagtgTTGAATATGAAGTAAACATTTTTATGACATGTCCCTTTAAGTGAGGATTCCACACCACAAAGCTGGCTTGCAAGTATTGGTTCGGCCTTACAATACTTGCAAAACATAAGCTTTCATTCACCTTCAAACTCTAACCACAAGAAAGCTTTTTCCTCACTGTTGGATGTTCTTGTATGCTTCCCGCTGGCAGTGGCACTGGCTAGCAGAGCAACGTTGGCGCCAACGTCACTTAGTGCTAGCGAAAGCTTCGTCTTCTTGTGTTGCTGGTGACTAGACAACCATGGACTCAGCCACATCCACATCAGTATCACTGGCAGACACATCGGTCTCCTGTTGTTGATCTTGtcgcttaaagctgcaatatgtaactttttgtctGGCCAGGCCAAATTAACATAGAAAAGTGGAGTTATAGATCTGACATTCTCATGGAAAGCTAGTCTAAGAAGAGGTAGATACGTTCTATGtccactatttctatgcttctcgtTCTTAAGTAaattttttgcgtcttttacgttcagttttgtacaccagcttcaaaacagtgaaaatacaatatgtttggttatggaaaatatatttcaccgcGGTTTAGATTGTACAGTGATTCTGTACACtacctgcttgttttgtcacaaactgaaatgagGCGAACGGTTAACATTTTTGCAACCAAGCAGAGCGATTTCCTCATAgtacacatttaaaataaaatgtgatcCTCTTCATCCTTCTCCTGACAGAAGCGAATGCAGATCCTCTTAAGGTAGCTATTCAAAGGCTTGCGTTTCCAGCCTACTGAGGTAGTTCCAGCCTCTGACTACGTTGAGCTGCATGTTGCATTATGTTATTCGTAGTTCTTCGTGCGATTACCAACCATAAAAAAGCAGAAATACTACAACCACGGCAGTATTGGTTTGTAGGGGTATAAGTCCCTACTTGAATATATCACTTTTGCTATTAGTGCACATTTATTTTTAGTCACATATGCGAGTGAAATGGTCACACTGTAGAGCCCAGGAGGTGTGTGTTGCCCGTGTAAGGTGTGTGCGTCGCTCGGGtcaggtgtgtgtctgttacctgtGCATGTGCTGCCTGTGAGTGAGAGTGCGAGGCCAGGATGGAGGACAGGGACATCAGTCCGGCGCTGGAGGTTGGAGGGAGGCTGGGAGCAGACAGGCCCATGGGGAGAGAGGCCATCGTGGGGAGGCCCAAGCCCTGGAGCTGAGACAACTGGTGCACCTGGAGCTGCTGCTAAACGCACAGACAGATACacatggttatatacacacatattcatacacgagtcacacacacacacacaccagcacacacaccagcctACCCGTATGATAGAGTTCATCTCAGGAGGAGTGACCTGCTTGGCTCTCTCTATGGCCCCTAGGACCTGCTGCTGGTGCTgcaacacacacatccaaacacatTTAGCTATTGTACAGAATTAAATAGATTTACATTGTACAGCACGTTGATATGGGATTATGTTATCCTAAAAGAAAAGTATGTGTAGAA carries:
- the LOC112073224 gene encoding LOW QUALITY PROTEIN: TLE family member 5 (The sequence of the model RefSeq protein was modified relative to this genomic sequence to represent the inferred CDS: inserted 1 base in 1 codon), with product MALTQPGVILVSFLPSSQPLKFXTSDSCDRIKDEFQFLQAQYHSLKMECDKLASEKSEMQRHYIMYYEMSYGLNIEMHKQAEIVKRLNGICAQVLPYLSQEHQQQVLGAIERAKQVTPPEMNSIIRQQLQVHQLSQLQGLGLPTMASLPMGLSAPSLPPTSSAGLMSLSSILASHSHSQAAHAQAQAQLAKEDKARDAAEREQREEDGDKSD